One Antarctobacter heliothermus DNA segment encodes these proteins:
- a CDS encoding Lrp/AsnC family transcriptional regulator, translating into MLDDADRRILRHMMVEPEMAGSALAERAGVTASTLARRLERLRSAGILKGVRGVIDWRALGYEVEVSLRVTLDKTQSRAFDEFIAAAREVPEVLEIQTFLGQVDVRLAVIARDMGHYQQLYRERLLTLPHISDIEALMHVARVKEQEALPL; encoded by the coding sequence ATGCTTGATGACGCAGACCGGCGCATTCTGCGCCACATGATGGTCGAACCGGAAATGGCGGGCAGCGCGTTGGCGGAACGGGCAGGGGTCACTGCCTCGACCCTTGCGCGGCGGCTGGAGCGGCTCCGGAGTGCGGGCATCCTCAAGGGCGTGCGCGGGGTGATCGACTGGCGGGCGCTGGGGTATGAGGTCGAGGTGTCGTTGCGCGTGACACTGGACAAAACGCAAAGCCGCGCGTTTGACGAATTCATCGCCGCCGCGCGTGAGGTGCCCGAGGTGTTGGAGATCCAAACCTTTCTGGGGCAGGTGGATGTCCGCCTTGCAGTGATCGCCCGCGACATGGGTCACTATCAGCAGTTGTACCGTGAACGATTGCTGACCCTGCCGCATATCTCCGACATCGAGGCGCTGATGCATGTGGCGCGGGTCAAGGAACAAGAGGCACTGCCGCTGTGA
- a CDS encoding pyrimidine 5'-nucleotidase, protein MTKNRFAHVRAWVFDLDNTLYSPAVRLFDQIEARMNAYVGRVTGLAKDEAAHLRRDYWARYGTTLAGLMTHHDVDPEDYLIDVHDIAFDALTPDPHLAELIATLPGRRIVYTNGSAPYAAQVLKARGLDAAFDAIYGVEHAQYAPKPRAEAFDRIFALDGLDPAEAAMFEDDPRNLAAPHALGMRTVHVAPEATPAPHIHHHTDDLVGFLRSLR, encoded by the coding sequence ATGACCAAGAACAGATTTGCCCATGTACGGGCCTGGGTCTTTGACCTGGACAACACGCTGTACTCTCCGGCCGTCCGGCTCTTCGATCAGATCGAGGCACGGATGAATGCCTATGTCGGGCGCGTGACCGGTCTGGCCAAGGACGAGGCCGCCCACCTGCGCCGCGACTACTGGGCGCGCTACGGCACCACGCTGGCTGGCCTGATGACGCACCACGACGTCGATCCGGAAGACTATCTGATCGACGTGCACGACATCGCGTTTGACGCACTCACCCCGGACCCGCATCTGGCAGAACTGATCGCCACCCTCCCCGGTCGCCGCATCGTCTACACCAACGGCAGCGCGCCCTATGCCGCGCAGGTGCTGAAAGCACGCGGGCTCGACGCCGCCTTTGACGCGATCTACGGCGTCGAACACGCCCAATACGCACCCAAACCCCGGGCCGAGGCCTTTGACCGGATCTTTGCCCTCGACGGGCTGGACCCGGCGGAGGCTGCCATGTTCGAGGACGACCCGCGCAACCTCGCCGCCCCGCACGCCTTGGGAATGCGCACCGTCCACGTCGCGCCCGAAGCAACCCCGGCGCCGCACATCCATCACCACACCGACGATCTGGTTGGGTTCCTGCGCAGTTTGCGCTGA
- a CDS encoding GntR family transcriptional regulator, with amino-acid sequence MHEVKPAQKDAYTMILEAIDSGIYRPGDRLVESELAERFGVSRTPIREALQRLETQSLLARDGRSLIVASLDHNQMAELYAVRSELEGLAARLAARHATEEEVMVLRDMIEEDRSLLADPAAMARANRRFHRMIHLASHNRYLVQQLDLVYRSMALMATTSLAAEGRGEIALSEHGAIVDAISTRDEDAAYQALRDHISVAFITRLKQDNAEHMSV; translated from the coding sequence ATGCACGAGGTCAAACCGGCACAGAAAGATGCCTACACCATGATCCTCGAGGCGATCGATTCAGGCATTTACCGGCCCGGCGACCGTCTTGTGGAAAGCGAACTGGCCGAACGGTTCGGGGTGTCGCGCACGCCGATCCGCGAGGCGTTGCAGCGGCTGGAGACGCAATCGTTGCTGGCGCGGGACGGGCGGTCATTGATCGTGGCCTCCTTGGATCACAACCAGATGGCCGAGCTGTACGCGGTGCGGTCCGAGCTGGAGGGGTTGGCGGCGCGGTTGGCGGCGCGGCACGCGACCGAGGAAGAGGTCATGGTTCTGCGCGACATGATCGAGGAGGATCGTTCTCTTTTGGCCGATCCGGCGGCAATGGCGCGGGCCAACCGGCGGTTCCATCGGATGATTCACCTTGCCTCGCACAATCGCTATCTGGTGCAGCAACTGGACCTTGTCTATCGATCGATGGCGTTGATGGCGACGACGTCGCTGGCGGCGGAGGGGCGCGGAGAAATCGCGCTGAGTGAGCACGGCGCGATTGTCGATGCGATCTCGACCCGCGATGAGGACGCCGCGTATCAGGCGCTGCGGGATCATATCTCTGTCGCCTTCATCACCCGGCTCAAACAGGACAATGCAGAGCATATGTCGGTCTGA
- a CDS encoding glycosyltransferase family 2 protein — protein sequence MTEQRLHLAAANLAQAKARRGQPISHILMDDGRVAPSHMLGAMAEASRIGQPVPQVVVAEAIASREDVLEAQALHFGAMVLKRGDTPPDPAVMDLLPPEFCLQHGVLPWMRVGDTLLLATARPDDFPALLHLLPLDTGPVVMALALEADIHHLISARAGTRLAQAAETWVPAADSCRDLNRTTPRGRLFAFAAAAICLLLLLLAPQLLFATALVLALGSLVLSQLMKLVALAALPRQTAAAPARLPENPPLVSILVPLFHEQDIARTLVARLSRLTYPKALLDVVLVLEAEDRLTRETLARTDLPPWMRTITVPPGDVTTKPRALNYAFRFTRGEIIGIYDAEDAPAPDQIDRVVAQFHDSPGNVGCLQGILDYYNPRANWLSRCFTIEYASWFRILLPGLSRLGLVVPLGGTTVFFRREVLEEVGGWDAHNVTEDADLGVRLARHGFRTDLMPSVTREEANNRFWPWIKQRSRWLKGYGITWWVHTRQPRRLWRDLGPKRFAGLQILFLTTLVQFALAPVLWSFWLILMGLPHPLDAYLTRPVILSLTAIFLSAEAVSIVIGLAALARSPHRFLYPWVPTLFAYFPLGTVAIYKALWETLRDPFYWDKTQHGRSAPDQPGADLPPDA from the coding sequence ATGACGGAGCAACGCCTCCATCTCGCCGCCGCCAATCTGGCGCAGGCAAAGGCCCGTCGCGGCCAACCCATCAGCCATATCCTGATGGATGACGGACGTGTTGCCCCCTCTCACATGCTGGGCGCCATGGCAGAGGCGTCGCGCATCGGCCAACCCGTGCCGCAGGTGGTGGTGGCAGAGGCCATCGCCTCACGCGAGGATGTGCTGGAGGCGCAGGCGCTGCACTTCGGCGCAATGGTGCTGAAACGCGGCGACACGCCCCCCGACCCCGCCGTCATGGACCTGCTGCCGCCGGAATTTTGCCTGCAACACGGGGTGTTGCCGTGGATGCGGGTGGGCGACACGCTGTTGCTGGCCACCGCGCGCCCGGATGACTTTCCCGCGCTGCTGCATCTATTGCCGCTCGACACTGGCCCGGTTGTCATGGCGCTGGCGCTGGAGGCGGACATTCACCACCTGATTTCGGCCCGCGCCGGGACGCGGCTGGCACAGGCGGCGGAAACATGGGTGCCCGCAGCGGACAGTTGCCGCGATCTGAACCGGACAACGCCGCGCGGGCGGCTCTTTGCCTTTGCCGCCGCCGCGATTTGTCTCTTGCTGTTGCTGCTTGCGCCGCAACTGCTGTTCGCCACCGCGCTGGTGCTGGCGCTAGGCTCTCTTGTCCTGTCGCAACTGATGAAACTTGTCGCGCTGGCCGCCCTGCCCCGGCAGACCGCCGCCGCGCCCGCCCGTCTGCCGGAAAACCCGCCACTGGTGTCGATCCTTGTGCCGCTGTTTCATGAACAGGACATCGCCCGCACCCTTGTTGCGCGGCTGTCCCGGCTGACCTATCCCAAGGCGCTGCTGGACGTGGTTCTGGTGCTAGAGGCCGAGGACAGGCTGACGCGCGAAACCCTCGCCCGGACCGATCTGCCGCCGTGGATGCGCACCATCACCGTCCCGCCCGGGGACGTCACGACCAAGCCGCGCGCGCTCAACTACGCCTTCCGTTTCACCCGTGGTGAGATCATCGGCATTTACGACGCCGAAGACGCGCCCGCGCCGGACCAGATCGACCGCGTGGTGGCGCAATTCCACGACTCGCCCGGGAATGTCGGCTGTTTGCAGGGCATCCTTGATTACTACAATCCGCGCGCCAACTGGCTGTCGCGCTGTTTCACCATCGAATACGCCAGTTGGTTCCGAATCCTTTTGCCCGGTCTGTCGCGGTTGGGGCTGGTGGTGCCCTTGGGCGGAACAACCGTGTTCTTTCGTCGCGAGGTGCTGGAAGAGGTCGGCGGTTGGGACGCGCATAACGTGACAGAGGATGCGGATCTGGGCGTGCGTTTGGCCCGCCACGGCTTTCGCACCGATCTGATGCCCTCGGTGACACGCGAAGAGGCCAACAATAGGTTCTGGCCGTGGATCAAACAACGGTCGCGCTGGCTCAAGGGGTATGGGATCACATGGTGGGTCCACACCCGCCAACCGCGCAGGTTGTGGCGCGATCTTGGGCCGAAACGCTTTGCCGGGTTGCAGATCCTGTTTCTGACCACCTTGGTACAGTTTGCCCTTGCGCCGGTGCTGTGGTCCTTTTGGCTGATCCTGATGGGCCTGCCGCACCCGCTGGACGCCTATCTCACCCGGCCGGTGATCCTGTCCCTCACGGCGATCTTTCTCAGCGCCGAGGCGGTGTCGATTGTAATTGGCCTAGCCGCGCTGGCGCGCAGCCCGCACCGGTTTCTATATCCTTGGGTGCCCACCTTGTTTGCCTATTTCCCGCTGGGCACCGTCGCGATCTACAAGGCGCTGTGGGAGACGCTCAGAGACCCGTTCTACTGGGACAAGACCCAGCATGGCCGCTCTGCCCCGGACCAGCCCGGCGCGGACCTGCCGCCCGACGCGTGA
- a CDS encoding DUF2244 domain-containing protein: MPYQWKTPKRETTQHLQLWPHNSLSPEGFAAMILGFFLFALLPLYGVIGTAVLWGLLPFLLAATAALYYALRRNQRDRRILEDLTVSPETTRLIRTNPKGDSQDWESNTYWVKVACHEQGGPVPYYVTLKGQGREVEIGAFLSEDERKALFSDLTDAVRRAAHPC; the protein is encoded by the coding sequence TGGAAAACTCCGAAACGTGAAACAACCCAGCATCTGCAACTCTGGCCGCATAATTCGCTGTCGCCAGAGGGTTTCGCCGCGATGATCCTGGGCTTTTTCCTGTTTGCCTTGCTGCCTCTGTACGGGGTGATCGGCACGGCAGTGCTGTGGGGATTGCTGCCATTCCTGCTGGCGGCAACTGCGGCGCTGTACTATGCGCTGCGCCGCAACCAGCGCGACCGCCGCATACTGGAGGATCTGACCGTCTCCCCCGAAACCACACGCCTGATCCGCACCAATCCCAAAGGCGACAGCCAGGATTGGGAAAGCAACACCTATTGGGTCAAGGTCGCCTGCCATGAGCAGGGTGGCCCGGTGCCCTACTACGTCACGCTCAAGGGTCAGGGCCGCGAGGTCGAGATTGGCGCCTTCCTCAGCGAGGATGAGCGCAAGGCGCTGTTTTCCGACCTCACCGACGCGGTGCGCCGCGCCGCGCATCCCTGCTGA
- a CDS encoding Lrp/AsnC family transcriptional regulator, which produces MITLDDIDRALVRALAEDATASAGALGRDLGLSQPACWRRIKRLREVGVFRGARLDLDAPVLGFGVTVFLGVKLATKGRVSLEDFERAATAIPEVQIVEQVLGLFDYRLRVVARDIADFERVLRRRVMTLPGVGNIDANVLLSEERRPGPL; this is translated from the coding sequence GTGATTACGCTTGATGACATCGACCGTGCGCTGGTGCGGGCCTTGGCAGAGGATGCGACGGCCTCTGCGGGGGCGTTGGGACGCGACCTGGGCCTGTCTCAACCAGCCTGCTGGCGGCGTATCAAGCGGCTGCGCGAGGTGGGCGTGTTTCGCGGCGCGCGGCTGGATCTGGATGCCCCGGTGCTGGGTTTTGGCGTGACGGTCTTTCTAGGCGTCAAGCTGGCCACCAAGGGACGCGTCAGCCTTGAGGATTTCGAACGCGCCGCCACCGCCATCCCCGAGGTGCAGATCGTCGAGCAGGTTTTGGGCCTGTTCGACTACCGCCTGCGCGTCGTGGCGCGGGACATCGCTGATTTCGAACGGGTCCTGCGAAGGCGCGTCATGACTCTGCCCGGGGTCGGAAACATCGACGCCAATGTGCTGCTGAGCGAGGAACGGCGGCCCGGTCCGTTATAA
- the carA gene encoding glutamine-hydrolyzing carbamoyl-phosphate synthase small subunit, translating into MPAASARPTACLALADGTLFYGTGFGATGQTTAELCFNTAMSGYQEIMTDPSYAGQIVTFTFPHIGNTGVNPEDDETADPVAAGMVVKWMPTQSSNWRAAQELGDWLAARGRIAIGGVDTRRLTRAIRQLGAPHVALAHNPDGNFDTDALVKAARGFPGLEGLDLALDVTCAQSYRWDEMRWAWPEGYQRQEQARHKVVAVDYGAKRNILRCLASAGCEVTVLPATATYDEVMAHQPDGIFLSNGPGDPAATGAYAVPMIKRLLSEANLPVFGICLGHQMLALALGAKTIKMNHGHHGANHPVKEVGTGKVEITSMNHGFAVDSQTLPEGVLETHVSLFDGSNCGIRMADRPVFSVQHHPEASPGPQDSFYLFERFAASMDAA; encoded by the coding sequence ATGCCCGCTGCTTCTGCACGCCCGACCGCCTGCCTTGCCCTTGCCGACGGCACGCTGTTCTACGGGACAGGCTTTGGTGCCACCGGCCAGACCACGGCGGAACTGTGTTTCAACACCGCCATGTCCGGCTATCAGGAGATCATGACCGACCCCTCCTATGCCGGTCAGATCGTCACCTTTACCTTTCCGCACATCGGCAACACCGGGGTCAACCCGGAGGACGATGAAACCGCCGACCCGGTCGCCGCGGGGATGGTTGTGAAATGGATGCCGACGCAAAGCTCCAACTGGCGCGCCGCGCAGGAACTGGGCGATTGGCTGGCCGCGCGCGGCCGCATCGCCATCGGCGGCGTCGACACCCGCCGCCTGACCCGTGCCATCCGCCAGCTGGGCGCACCGCATGTGGCGCTGGCCCATAACCCCGACGGCAATTTCGACACCGATGCGCTGGTCAAGGCCGCGCGCGGTTTTCCGGGGCTGGAGGGGCTGGACCTCGCGCTGGATGTCACTTGCGCACAAAGCTATCGCTGGGATGAAATGCGTTGGGCTTGGCCCGAAGGCTATCAGCGGCAGGAACAGGCCCGCCACAAGGTCGTCGCCGTGGACTATGGCGCAAAGCGCAATATCCTGCGCTGCCTTGCCTCGGCGGGCTGTGAGGTCACCGTGCTGCCCGCCACCGCCACCTATGATGAGGTCATGGCCCACCAGCCAGACGGCATCTTTCTGTCGAACGGTCCCGGCGACCCCGCCGCCACCGGCGCCTATGCAGTGCCGATGATCAAACGGCTGTTGTCAGAGGCAAATCTGCCGGTATTCGGCATCTGCCTTGGCCACCAGATGCTGGCGCTGGCACTGGGCGCCAAAACCATCAAGATGAACCACGGCCACCACGGCGCGAACCACCCCGTCAAGGAGGTCGGCACCGGCAAGGTCGAAATCACCTCGATGAACCACGGCTTTGCGGTGGACAGCCAAACCCTGCCAGAGGGGGTTCTGGAAACCCATGTGTCGCTGTTTGACGGCTCCAACTGCGGCATCCGCATGGCGGATCGTCCGGTGTTCAGCGTGCAACACCACCCAGAGGCAAGCCCGGGTCCGCAAGACAGCTTTTACCTGTTTGAACGCTTCGCCGCCTCGATGGATGCGGCCTGA
- the ilvC gene encoding ketol-acid reductoisomerase, translating into MRVYYDRDCDVNLIKDKKVAILGYGSQGHAHALNLRDSGAKNVVVALREGSGSIAKAEGEGLKTMGISEAAAWCDVLMFTMPDELQADTWNRYVKDHIREGAAIAFAHGLNIHFGLIEAPKGVDVIMMAPKGPGHTVRGEYTKGGGVPCLVAVHNDASGKALEIGLSYCSAIGGGRSGIIETNFREECETDLFGEQAVLCGGLIELIRMGFETLVEAGYEPEMAYFECLHEVKLIVDLIYEGGIANMNYSISNTAEYGEYVSGPRILPYDETKARMKAVLTDIQTGKFVRDFMLENAVGQPSFKATRKINDEHQIEATGEKLRGMMPWISAGKMVDKSKN; encoded by the coding sequence ATGCGCGTTTACTATGACCGCGATTGCGATGTGAACCTGATCAAGGACAAGAAGGTTGCCATCCTCGGCTACGGGTCGCAGGGCCACGCCCATGCGCTGAACCTGCGCGACAGCGGTGCCAAGAATGTCGTCGTTGCCCTGCGTGAGGGCTCTGGCTCCATCGCCAAGGCCGAAGGCGAAGGCCTGAAAACCATGGGCATCTCCGAGGCCGCCGCATGGTGTGACGTGCTGATGTTCACCATGCCAGATGAGCTTCAGGCTGACACATGGAACCGCTACGTCAAGGATCACATCCGCGAAGGCGCGGCCATTGCCTTTGCCCACGGCCTGAACATCCACTTTGGCCTGATCGAGGCGCCCAAGGGTGTCGACGTCATCATGATGGCGCCCAAGGGCCCCGGCCACACCGTGCGCGGCGAATACACCAAGGGCGGCGGCGTTCCCTGCCTTGTGGCGGTTCACAACGATGCCTCGGGCAAGGCGCTGGAAATCGGCCTGTCCTATTGCTCGGCCATTGGTGGCGGTCGTTCCGGCATCATCGAAACCAACTTCCGCGAGGAATGCGAAACCGACCTGTTCGGTGAGCAGGCGGTTCTGTGTGGCGGCCTGATCGAACTGATCCGCATGGGGTTCGAGACGCTGGTCGAGGCCGGGTACGAGCCGGAAATGGCGTATTTCGAGTGTCTGCATGAGGTCAAACTGATCGTCGACCTGATCTATGAAGGCGGCATCGCCAACATGAACTACTCGATCTCGAACACCGCCGAATACGGCGAGTACGTGTCCGGCCCGCGCATCCTGCCCTATGATGAGACCAAGGCCCGGATGAAAGCAGTTCTGACCGACATCCAGACCGGCAAGTTCGTGCGTGACTTCATGCTGGAAAACGCCGTTGGCCAGCCGTCGTTCAAGGCGACCCGCAAGATCAACGACGAACACCAGATCGAAGCGACCGGCGAAAAGCTGCGCGGCATGATGCCCTGGATCTCGGCTGGCAAGATGGTCGACAAATCCAAGAACTGA
- a CDS encoding UbiH/UbiF family hydroxylase, whose translation MDYDIVISGGGIAGLTAAASFASAGFRTLCVDPTPPVTMRDGDGADLRTTAFLQPAQGFLEEIGLWPRLAEHATPLQVMRIVDAGGPVAEPRVTKDFESNDISGKPFGWNLPNWLLRREMATRLSELANVDFRPGTATTALFTREGEARVTLSDGTKVRARMVVAADGRNSPMRQAAGIGVKTTRFGQKALAFAVTHPIPHCNVSTEIHRTGGPFTLVPLPDFDGKPCSAVVWMEDGPKAEHLYALDQTAFEAEMSARSCTLFGPLKLASRRTIWPIIAQEAERLTSQRLALIAEAAHVVPPIGAQGLNMSLKDLTVLRDLAMDRPEELGDRQMLDAYHRTRIADIRARVAGIAALNRISQLSTEPLRDIRAKGLDALYSLKPVRTSLMRLGLGARG comes from the coding sequence ATGGACTACGACATTGTCATCTCAGGCGGCGGCATCGCGGGATTGACCGCAGCCGCCAGTTTTGCATCCGCCGGATTTCGCACCCTCTGCGTGGACCCAACGCCGCCGGTAACGATGCGCGACGGCGACGGCGCTGACCTGCGCACCACAGCATTCCTGCAACCGGCACAAGGTTTTCTGGAAGAGATCGGCCTCTGGCCCCGGTTGGCGGAACACGCAACCCCGTTGCAGGTGATGCGGATCGTCGATGCGGGCGGACCCGTGGCCGAACCGCGCGTCACCAAGGACTTTGAATCCAACGACATCTCCGGCAAACCCTTTGGCTGGAACCTGCCCAACTGGCTGCTGCGGCGTGAAATGGCCACGCGGTTAAGTGAACTGGCCAATGTGGATTTCCGACCGGGAACCGCCACAACCGCTCTGTTCACCCGCGAAGGCGAGGCCCGCGTGACTCTGTCCGACGGCACCAAGGTGCGCGCGCGCATGGTGGTGGCAGCGGACGGGCGCAATTCTCCGATGCGGCAGGCCGCAGGCATCGGGGTCAAGACAACGCGCTTCGGTCAAAAGGCGCTGGCATTTGCCGTCACCCATCCGATCCCGCATTGCAACGTCTCCACAGAGATCCATCGCACCGGAGGCCCCTTCACCCTTGTCCCCTTGCCTGATTTTGATGGGAAACCCTGCTCGGCGGTGGTCTGGATGGAGGACGGACCAAAAGCGGAACACCTCTACGCGCTGGATCAAACCGCTTTTGAGGCGGAAATGTCGGCCCGCTCCTGCACGCTTTTCGGCCCGTTGAAACTGGCCTCACGCCGCACGATCTGGCCAATCATCGCGCAAGAGGCCGAACGGCTGACCTCTCAACGTCTTGCACTGATCGCCGAAGCCGCCCACGTGGTCCCGCCGATCGGCGCGCAAGGCCTGAACATGAGCCTCAAGGATCTCACGGTTCTGCGTGATCTGGCGATGGACCGCCCCGAAGAATTGGGCGACCGGCAGATGCTGGATGCCTACCACCGCACACGCATTGCTGACATTCGCGCCCGCGTGGCCGGGATCGCTGCGCTCAACCGTATCTCACAACTCTCTACAGAACCGCTGCGCGATATCCGCGCCAAGGGTCTGGATGCGCTCTACAGCCTCAAACCGGTGCGCACCTCGCTTATGCGTCTCGGTCTGGGCGCGCGCGGCTAA
- a CDS encoding aminotransferase class V-fold PLP-dependent enzyme — protein sequence MALRDDIDPTGMEEFSVVFTDRSLNHMSAAFQQVMRDISGMLKEVYNADAVAVVPGGGTYGMEAVARQFGQGANVLVVRNGWFSFRWSQIFDAGGFGGDTTVMKARRTGNAVDAPFAPAPIEEVEAKIAEVKPDVVFAPHVETSAGVILPDDYVTRLAKAAHDVGALMVLDCIASGCVWVDMKATGVDVLISAPQKGWSATPCAGLVMMSERALARLEETTSDSFAVDLKKWHQIMKAYEDGGHAYHATMPTDSLRAFRDTMLETRDYGFAKLKEAQWALGNAVRAMFAEKGVTSVAAEGFGAPGVVVSYTADPEVKTGKAFAAQGMQIAAGVPLQCDEPAEFSTFRIGLFGLDKLYDVDGTVARLRKVVDEVL from the coding sequence ATGGCCTTGCGCGACGATATCGACCCTACGGGGATGGAAGAATTCTCGGTCGTCTTCACCGACCGCTCGCTCAACCACATGTCCGCCGCCTTTCAGCAGGTGATGCGTGACATCTCTGGCATGTTGAAAGAGGTGTATAACGCCGATGCGGTGGCCGTGGTGCCCGGCGGCGGCACCTACGGGATGGAGGCGGTCGCTCGCCAGTTTGGCCAAGGGGCCAATGTGTTGGTCGTGCGCAACGGCTGGTTCTCGTTCCGCTGGTCGCAGATCTTTGACGCGGGCGGCTTCGGTGGCGACACCACGGTGATGAAGGCCCGGCGCACGGGCAACGCAGTGGACGCGCCCTTTGCGCCCGCCCCGATCGAAGAGGTCGAGGCCAAGATCGCCGAGGTCAAACCGGACGTGGTCTTTGCCCCGCATGTGGAAACCTCTGCCGGCGTGATCCTGCCCGACGATTATGTGACCCGCCTGGCTAAGGCCGCGCATGATGTGGGCGCGCTGATGGTACTGGACTGCATCGCGTCGGGCTGTGTCTGGGTTGATATGAAGGCGACTGGCGTCGATGTGTTGATCTCAGCCCCGCAAAAGGGCTGGTCCGCCACGCCCTGCGCCGGACTGGTGATGATGTCCGAGCGCGCCTTGGCGCGGTTGGAAGAGACGACATCAGACAGCTTTGCCGTGGATCTGAAAAAATGGCATCAGATCATGAAGGCCTATGAGGACGGCGGCCATGCCTATCATGCCACTATGCCGACAGACAGCTTGCGCGCCTTCCGCGACACGATGCTGGAAACCCGTGACTACGGCTTTGCCAAATTGAAAGAGGCGCAATGGGCGCTGGGCAACGCGGTGCGTGCGATGTTCGCCGAAAAGGGCGTCACATCAGTTGCCGCCGAGGGATTCGGCGCACCGGGTGTGGTGGTCAGCTATACCGCTGATCCTGAGGTCAAGACCGGCAAGGCCTTTGCCGCGCAGGGCATGCAGATCGCCGCGGGGGTCCCGCTGCAATGTGATGAGCCGGCGGAATTCTCAACTTTCCGGATCGGGCTGTTCGGTCTGGACAAGCTCTATGACGTCGATGGCACCGTGGCGCGGTTGCGCAAGGTCGTAGACGAGGTTCTCTGA
- a CDS encoding GatB/YqeY domain-containing protein, with product MELREKVNAAVKQAMRDKARDRLSTLRLINAAIKDRDIAVRAEGNEQGVDDSAVLAILGKMVKQRRESAKSYEEAGRLDLAEREMAEIEVIEEFLPRALTDKEVTAAIDAAMSEVGAESIRDMGRVMGVLKSKYTGQMDFGTVGPKVKDRLSA from the coding sequence ATGGAACTGCGCGAGAAGGTGAACGCGGCGGTGAAACAGGCGATGCGGGACAAGGCGCGTGATCGCCTGTCGACGCTACGGCTGATCAACGCTGCGATCAAGGACCGGGACATCGCCGTCCGGGCCGAAGGCAACGAACAGGGCGTCGATGACAGCGCCGTGCTGGCGATCCTTGGCAAAATGGTCAAGCAACGGCGCGAAAGCGCGAAAAGCTATGAAGAGGCGGGGCGGCTGGACCTTGCGGAGCGTGAAATGGCCGAGATCGAGGTGATCGAGGAATTCCTGCCGCGTGCGCTGACCGACAAGGAGGTCACGGCCGCGATAGATGCCGCGATGTCCGAAGTCGGCGCGGAATCGATCCGCGACATGGGGCGCGTCATGGGCGTGCTCAAGTCGAAATACACCGGCCAGATGGATTTCGGCACGGTGGGGCCCAAGGTCAAGGACCGGCTGTCGGCCTGA